One window from the genome of Musa acuminata AAA Group cultivar baxijiao chromosome BXJ1-4, Cavendish_Baxijiao_AAA, whole genome shotgun sequence encodes:
- the LOC135586033 gene encoding thaumatin-like protein 1 isoform X2, producing MEPPLAAIPLLLTVYRLFLLFLGVEGSVFTFVNKCGETVWPGILSNAGSPQLESTGFELPVASSRSFQAPAGWSGRFWARTGCSASAVGGGGAAWSCATGDCGSGQVECNGAGAAPPATLAEFTLAPSSAGRDFYDVSLVDGYNLPMVVAASAGACAATGCVVDLNRMCPAELRAAEGEACRSACEAFGTPEYCCSGAFASPATCQPSAYSQMFKAACPKSYSYAFDDPTSTFTCAGGADYTITFCPESAPSQKASTDSYSSPTPYTTATSTPTATGGLMLEDDSWLASMATGDANTARRAVPFLHQALFIVATAMACTLLVR from the exons ATGGAACCTCCTTTAGCTGCCATTCCTCTGCTGCTGACTGTTTACCGACTGTTCTTGCTGTTTCTTGGAG TGGAGGGGAGTGTGTTCACGTTCGTCAACAAGTGCGGGGAAACGGTTTGGCCGGGGATCTTGTCCAACGCCGGCAGCCCGCAGCTGGAGTCCACCGGATTTGAGCTCCCCGTCGCGTCGTCTCGCTCCTTCCAGGCCCCCGCCGGATGGTCCGGCCGGTTCTGGGCGCGGACCGGCTGCTCCGCTTCTgccgtcggcggcggcggcgccgccTGGTCCTGTGCCACCGGCGACTGCGGGTCCGGTCAGGTGGAGTGCAACGGCGCGGGCGCGGCCCCGCCCGCGACGCTCGCGGAGTTCACCCTCGCGCCATCGTCGGCGGGGCGGGACTTCTACGACGTCAGCCTGGTGGACGGCTACAACCTGCCGATGGTGGTGGCGGCGAGCGCGGGGGCGTGCGCGGCCACGGGGTGCGTCGTGGACCTGAACCGGATGTGCCCCGCGGAGCTGCGAGCCGCGGAGGGGGAGGCGTGCCGGAGCGCCTGCGAGGCGTTCGGGACGCCGGAGTACTGCTGCAGCGGGGCGTTCGCCAGTCCGGCGACGTGCCAGCCGTCGGCGTACTCGCAGATGTTCAAGGCGGCGTGCCCCAAGTCGTACAGCTACGCGTTCGACGATCCCACCAGCACCTTCACCTGCGCCGGCGGAGCTGACTACACCATCACATTCTGCCCAGAGTCAGCACCAAG TCAGAAAGCATCGACAGACTCCTACAGTAGTCCAACTCCATACACAACTGCGACATCGACGCCTACAGCAACCGGCGGGCTGATGCTGGAAGACGACTCCTGGCTTGCAAGCATGGCGACCGGCGACGCAAACACCGCGAGGAGGGCCGTCCCTTTCCTGCACCAAGCCTTATTCATTGTAGCCACCGCAATGGCCTGTACACTACTTGTGCGATAG
- the LOC135586033 gene encoding thaumatin-like protein 1 isoform X3, whose product MEPPLAAIPLLLTVYRLFLLFLGVEGSVFTFVNKCGETVWPGILSNAGSPQLESTGFELPVASSRSFQAPAGWSGRFWARTGCSASAVGGGGAAWSCATGDCGSGQVECNGAGAAPPATLAEFTLAPSSAGRDFYDVSLVDGYNLPMVVAASAGACAATGCVVDLNRMCPAELRAAEGEACRSACEAFGTPEYCCSGAFASPATCQPSAYSQMFKAACPKSYSYAFDDPTSTFTCAGGADYTITFCPESAPSFLYSNHFRTVTRELIDFFRCSTEKRRTAVRKHRQTPTVVQLHTQLRHRRLQQPAG is encoded by the exons ATGGAACCTCCTTTAGCTGCCATTCCTCTGCTGCTGACTGTTTACCGACTGTTCTTGCTGTTTCTTGGAG TGGAGGGGAGTGTGTTCACGTTCGTCAACAAGTGCGGGGAAACGGTTTGGCCGGGGATCTTGTCCAACGCCGGCAGCCCGCAGCTGGAGTCCACCGGATTTGAGCTCCCCGTCGCGTCGTCTCGCTCCTTCCAGGCCCCCGCCGGATGGTCCGGCCGGTTCTGGGCGCGGACCGGCTGCTCCGCTTCTgccgtcggcggcggcggcgccgccTGGTCCTGTGCCACCGGCGACTGCGGGTCCGGTCAGGTGGAGTGCAACGGCGCGGGCGCGGCCCCGCCCGCGACGCTCGCGGAGTTCACCCTCGCGCCATCGTCGGCGGGGCGGGACTTCTACGACGTCAGCCTGGTGGACGGCTACAACCTGCCGATGGTGGTGGCGGCGAGCGCGGGGGCGTGCGCGGCCACGGGGTGCGTCGTGGACCTGAACCGGATGTGCCCCGCGGAGCTGCGAGCCGCGGAGGGGGAGGCGTGCCGGAGCGCCTGCGAGGCGTTCGGGACGCCGGAGTACTGCTGCAGCGGGGCGTTCGCCAGTCCGGCGACGTGCCAGCCGTCGGCGTACTCGCAGATGTTCAAGGCGGCGTGCCCCAAGTCGTACAGCTACGCGTTCGACGATCCCACCAGCACCTTCACCTGCGCCGGCGGAGCTGACTACACCATCACATTCTGCCCAGAGTCAGCACCAAG TTTCTTGTACTCGAACCACTTTCGCACTGTCACGAGAGAACTGATCGAtttcttccgttgctccaccgaaAAACGACGCACAGCAGTCAGAAAGCATCGACAGACTCCTACAGTAGTCCAACTCCATACACAACTGCGACATCGACGCCTACAGCAACCGGCGGGCTGA
- the LOC135586033 gene encoding thaumatin-like protein 1 isoform X1 — MEPPLAAIPLLLTVYRLFLLFLGVEGSVFTFVNKCGETVWPGILSNAGSPQLESTGFELPVASSRSFQAPAGWSGRFWARTGCSASAVGGGGAAWSCATGDCGSGQVECNGAGAAPPATLAEFTLAPSSAGRDFYDVSLVDGYNLPMVVAASAGACAATGCVVDLNRMCPAELRAAEGEACRSACEAFGTPEYCCSGAFASPATCQPSAYSQMFKAACPKSYSYAFDDPTSTFTCAGGADYTITFCPESAPSSQKASTDSYSSPTPYTTATSTPTATGGLMLEDDSWLASMATGDANTARRAVPFLHQALFIVATAMACTLLVR; from the exons ATGGAACCTCCTTTAGCTGCCATTCCTCTGCTGCTGACTGTTTACCGACTGTTCTTGCTGTTTCTTGGAG TGGAGGGGAGTGTGTTCACGTTCGTCAACAAGTGCGGGGAAACGGTTTGGCCGGGGATCTTGTCCAACGCCGGCAGCCCGCAGCTGGAGTCCACCGGATTTGAGCTCCCCGTCGCGTCGTCTCGCTCCTTCCAGGCCCCCGCCGGATGGTCCGGCCGGTTCTGGGCGCGGACCGGCTGCTCCGCTTCTgccgtcggcggcggcggcgccgccTGGTCCTGTGCCACCGGCGACTGCGGGTCCGGTCAGGTGGAGTGCAACGGCGCGGGCGCGGCCCCGCCCGCGACGCTCGCGGAGTTCACCCTCGCGCCATCGTCGGCGGGGCGGGACTTCTACGACGTCAGCCTGGTGGACGGCTACAACCTGCCGATGGTGGTGGCGGCGAGCGCGGGGGCGTGCGCGGCCACGGGGTGCGTCGTGGACCTGAACCGGATGTGCCCCGCGGAGCTGCGAGCCGCGGAGGGGGAGGCGTGCCGGAGCGCCTGCGAGGCGTTCGGGACGCCGGAGTACTGCTGCAGCGGGGCGTTCGCCAGTCCGGCGACGTGCCAGCCGTCGGCGTACTCGCAGATGTTCAAGGCGGCGTGCCCCAAGTCGTACAGCTACGCGTTCGACGATCCCACCAGCACCTTCACCTGCGCCGGCGGAGCTGACTACACCATCACATTCTGCCCAGAGTCAGCACCAAG CAGTCAGAAAGCATCGACAGACTCCTACAGTAGTCCAACTCCATACACAACTGCGACATCGACGCCTACAGCAACCGGCGGGCTGATGCTGGAAGACGACTCCTGGCTTGCAAGCATGGCGACCGGCGACGCAAACACCGCGAGGAGGGCCGTCCCTTTCCTGCACCAAGCCTTATTCATTGTAGCCACCGCAATGGCCTGTACACTACTTGTGCGATAG